One genomic segment of Gimesia chilikensis includes these proteins:
- a CDS encoding DUF1501 domain-containing protein: MNEFQSTRRDFLRQASATGLAASALGTSWQQLLASEKHGTKPHGSKKLAMPVGKAEHCIMIWLGGGSCHIDTWDPKRKGDPKAKKAGSYYDPIPTAIKGTEVCEHLSKCAPILDRFNIVRSVHHEVIDEHAAATNRMHTGRPTTGTITYPSVGSVVAHQRGAVSDIAPAYVLIGYPNVTRGPGFLGSKAGYVYLTDTNAGPSGFTRSSRVNQSRQDRRERLLTKMRADYRQKSIGGQTIQDYDQSVAEALRLSGPEFMKVFQLDNEKSDLRNSYGGEFGQRCLLSRRLIQSGVRFIEVSHNLNFVNGTGWDTHNDGQLNQHLLIKELDSALSALVLDLEQHKLLDKTLIVVASEFGRPARFDSGGGRGHQSKAFSVVLAGGGLKNGMTIGETNELGEEIVSRPVSVPDLHATIYASLGIDPTEELYAGDRPVPITDMGDPVRELFG, from the coding sequence ATGAACGAATTTCAGTCAACACGTCGCGATTTCTTAAGACAGGCTTCCGCCACCGGTCTGGCGGCTTCCGCTCTGGGAACTTCCTGGCAGCAGTTACTGGCCTCGGAAAAACATGGTACCAAACCGCACGGTTCTAAAAAACTGGCGATGCCCGTCGGTAAAGCGGAACACTGCATCATGATCTGGCTGGGCGGCGGTTCCTGCCATATCGATACCTGGGATCCCAAACGCAAAGGCGATCCAAAGGCCAAGAAAGCGGGTTCTTATTACGACCCGATTCCGACCGCCATCAAAGGGACCGAGGTCTGTGAGCATCTTTCCAAGTGTGCTCCCATTCTGGACCGGTTTAACATCGTCCGCAGTGTGCACCATGAAGTGATCGACGAGCACGCTGCTGCCACCAACCGGATGCACACGGGGCGTCCCACAACCGGAACGATTACCTATCCGTCTGTCGGGTCTGTCGTCGCTCATCAGCGCGGAGCCGTCAGTGATATCGCTCCCGCTTATGTGCTCATCGGTTACCCCAACGTGACCCGTGGTCCCGGCTTCCTGGGCAGCAAGGCCGGTTATGTCTATCTGACTGACACCAACGCCGGCCCCAGCGGTTTCACTCGTTCTTCACGGGTGAACCAGAGTCGCCAGGATCGTCGTGAACGGCTCCTGACAAAGATGCGAGCCGATTACCGTCAGAAGAGCATTGGCGGACAGACGATTCAGGACTACGACCAATCTGTGGCGGAAGCACTTCGCCTGTCCGGTCCTGAATTCATGAAGGTCTTCCAGCTGGACAACGAAAAGAGCGACCTGCGGAATTCGTACGGCGGCGAATTCGGTCAGCGGTGTCTGCTCTCGCGTCGTCTGATTCAGTCCGGCGTGCGTTTCATCGAAGTCTCTCACAACTTGAACTTTGTTAACGGGACCGGCTGGGATACACACAACGACGGGCAGTTGAATCAGCATCTGCTGATCAAGGAACTCGATTCCGCACTGTCAGCTTTGGTGCTGGACCTCGAACAGCACAAGCTGCTCGACAAAACCCTGATTGTCGTGGCTTCCGAGTTCGGTCGTCCGGCCCGCTTCGATTCGGGCGGAGGACGCGGTCACCAGTCGAAAGCTTTCAGTGTTGTGCTGGCCGGCGGTGGTCTGAAGAACGGGATGACCATTGGTGAAACCAACGAACTGGGCGAAGAAATCGTGTCCCGCCCGGTCTCCGTACCCGATCTGCACGCGACAATTTATGCCAGCCTGGGCATTGATCCTACTGAAGAACTCTACGCAGGCGACCGTCCGGTGCCGATCACCGACATGGGCGATCCTGTACGCGAGCTGTTCGGCTAA
- a CDS encoding CRTAC1 family protein translates to MSTRPTHHYLIVVAVILFIGILALFLTLQPGGGPVGSGPISYDEAQQLLRLKNEGIAYLENERYAESDPLLERLTEELPGDVIGFQNLTICRLLQLTPEKLVDHQSGKQLADQAQATVAQLIKIAPESSASYVLSARIQLALGNEPKAEEALQQALEKSPESAAIWFELSQLQKQNVKPEQQALANASLKRAWELQPDNLFLAIDYLQVAAVEKSEQTKAVFEQVKQLAAPLAESVKDHTRLDLNEVIKASLQAITDGKWNLVTRNARVLRNVLIAEDLVKSDRRRVEQNPLEFVIPDFPPAFYAAVEWPAQEKPLSVKFAEPRAIEFNEDVSADIRDLKIADFDLDGKPDLILLTAERVQVFQQGEDGRWAVMTSAATEGDFREIHAVDLDGDVQQLAPSPAGENKEDPQTIAAISPARDADLDLVLAGKAGIRVLENQVDDKQGIRKLVHRPQADSLDTLSDVLTVNFSDLDHDGDLDLAASTGKGVSLWSNRGNLSFQDVSANSQLPPADLAATSIVRVDWDRDVDLDLILCSRTTRQAGYLENLRHGRFRWRTFSKVESENGSTANQFEECVLTDYDRNGSWDLVGVQRQALVLAGTRLLGAGEVHVDSVQQIQATKLADIQDTLLQAGDLNNDGVLDVLASGGNGLQLLLGTAEHRTEQTAYVTDEEVTSGNPIQLFRVADLNRDGSLDVITVEAGKVMFLQNQGNDNHWIDVSLRAEQVKGEVKSASGRVNHYGVGSLVELRSGAIYQPQIVAGQSTHFGLGKQTVAEAIRVLWTNGIPVNIINAKTDQRIYEKQTLMGSCPYLYTWDGEQFTFYTDLLWAAPIGLQFGKGIVAPSRDWEFLKIDGDRLREKEGYYELRITEELWEAGYFDLVELKAVDHPAEVEIFSNEKVGPPDLAAFKIHMARETQTPVGAVNHRGRDVLPEIRDVDDMYAKTFDEKHRQGLTEEHTLELDLNNAAVKQAKTPRIKLFLTGWLYPTDTGINLALDENPALPSPRPPSLAVPDNSGGWKTIQPFMGFPGGKTKTIVVDLADQFLMDDYRVRIETNMEFYWDQIFFTVDESPAEFMTHVCPLETADLQHRGFSTPIIHPGNGPERYDYQKLTEQIQWPPMQGGFTRYGDVKPLVEKADNRLVILGAGDEMRLRFRVPAGPPRPGWKRDFILHNVGWDKDANLHTILGQAVEPLPFRQMRSYPYPIEEYPEGSVLKSDREQYHTRRQDSAAFWKHLSRP, encoded by the coding sequence ATGTCTACCCGGCCCACTCACCATTACCTGATCGTCGTGGCTGTGATTCTGTTTATCGGAATCCTGGCACTGTTTCTGACCCTCCAGCCGGGAGGTGGTCCGGTGGGGAGTGGACCGATTTCATACGACGAAGCGCAACAACTCTTGCGGCTTAAAAATGAGGGAATCGCTTATCTGGAAAACGAGCGTTACGCCGAGAGTGATCCACTGCTGGAGCGGTTAACCGAAGAACTGCCTGGCGATGTGATCGGCTTTCAGAATCTAACGATCTGTCGGTTGTTGCAACTGACTCCCGAAAAACTGGTCGATCACCAGTCGGGGAAACAACTGGCTGACCAGGCGCAAGCGACGGTAGCACAGTTGATCAAGATTGCTCCTGAATCGAGTGCCAGCTATGTGCTTTCAGCCCGCATTCAACTGGCGCTGGGAAATGAGCCCAAGGCGGAAGAGGCATTGCAACAGGCACTGGAAAAAAGTCCCGAGTCTGCAGCGATCTGGTTCGAGTTATCCCAGTTACAGAAACAGAACGTGAAGCCCGAGCAACAGGCGCTGGCGAATGCGTCTTTGAAGCGTGCATGGGAACTGCAGCCGGACAACCTGTTTCTGGCGATCGATTATCTGCAGGTCGCCGCTGTGGAAAAGTCGGAGCAGACGAAAGCCGTCTTCGAACAGGTCAAGCAGCTGGCTGCGCCACTGGCGGAAAGTGTGAAAGATCATACCCGGCTAGATTTGAATGAAGTCATCAAGGCGTCTCTGCAGGCGATCACAGACGGGAAGTGGAATCTCGTCACCCGAAATGCCCGCGTGCTCAGAAATGTGTTAATCGCTGAGGATCTGGTCAAAAGCGATCGCCGTCGGGTTGAACAGAATCCGCTTGAGTTTGTGATCCCCGATTTTCCGCCTGCTTTTTATGCGGCCGTCGAGTGGCCTGCACAGGAGAAACCGCTGTCGGTGAAGTTTGCCGAACCCCGGGCGATTGAGTTCAATGAAGACGTGTCGGCTGACATCAGGGATCTCAAGATCGCGGATTTCGACCTCGATGGTAAACCTGATCTGATTCTACTGACGGCGGAGCGGGTGCAGGTATTTCAGCAGGGAGAGGACGGCCGCTGGGCAGTGATGACCTCTGCAGCAACGGAGGGAGACTTCCGTGAAATTCATGCCGTCGATCTGGATGGGGATGTGCAGCAGCTCGCTCCATCGCCGGCTGGTGAGAACAAAGAGGATCCTCAGACAATCGCTGCTATCTCTCCAGCCCGGGATGCTGATCTGGATCTGGTGCTGGCAGGGAAAGCCGGGATTCGCGTCCTGGAAAATCAGGTAGATGATAAACAAGGAATACGAAAACTGGTTCACCGACCGCAGGCCGATTCCCTGGATACATTGTCCGATGTGTTGACGGTGAATTTTTCTGACCTGGATCACGATGGCGATCTGGACCTGGCTGCTTCGACCGGGAAGGGGGTTTCGCTCTGGTCGAATCGGGGGAATCTGTCGTTTCAGGATGTCAGTGCCAATTCCCAGCTGCCGCCCGCGGATCTGGCGGCGACTTCGATTGTACGCGTGGACTGGGACCGCGATGTCGATCTGGATCTGATTCTCTGCAGCAGAACGACCCGGCAGGCAGGGTACCTCGAAAACCTGCGACATGGTCGCTTTCGCTGGCGTACGTTTTCCAAAGTTGAATCAGAGAACGGCTCTACGGCCAATCAGTTTGAAGAGTGTGTACTCACCGACTATGACCGGAACGGTTCCTGGGATCTGGTGGGCGTACAGCGTCAGGCTCTGGTGCTCGCGGGAACCCGGTTGCTGGGGGCAGGAGAAGTGCACGTTGATTCGGTGCAGCAGATCCAGGCGACGAAACTGGCTGATATTCAGGACACCCTATTACAGGCAGGAGATTTGAACAATGATGGCGTGCTGGATGTGCTGGCATCAGGCGGGAACGGCTTGCAGTTGTTGTTAGGCACGGCCGAACATCGAACCGAACAGACCGCTTATGTGACTGACGAAGAGGTCACCAGTGGGAATCCGATCCAACTGTTCCGCGTCGCGGACCTGAACCGGGATGGCAGCCTGGATGTGATTACGGTTGAAGCAGGGAAAGTGATGTTCCTGCAGAATCAGGGGAACGATAATCACTGGATCGATGTCTCACTCCGCGCGGAGCAGGTCAAAGGGGAAGTGAAGTCCGCCAGTGGTCGCGTTAATCATTACGGCGTGGGCAGCCTGGTGGAACTCCGCAGCGGTGCGATTTATCAGCCGCAGATTGTGGCGGGACAGTCAACGCATTTCGGACTGGGGAAACAGACGGTCGCGGAGGCGATTCGTGTGTTGTGGACGAATGGGATTCCGGTCAACATTATCAATGCGAAAACCGATCAGCGGATTTACGAGAAGCAGACACTGATGGGGTCCTGCCCCTATCTTTATACCTGGGACGGAGAGCAGTTCACATTTTATACAGATCTGTTGTGGGCGGCGCCGATCGGGCTCCAGTTCGGAAAAGGGATTGTGGCTCCGAGTCGTGACTGGGAATTTCTCAAGATTGACGGCGACCGACTCCGGGAGAAAGAGGGTTACTATGAACTGCGGATTACGGAAGAGCTCTGGGAGGCGGGTTACTTCGACCTGGTTGAACTAAAGGCCGTCGATCATCCGGCAGAGGTGGAGATCTTTTCTAATGAAAAGGTGGGGCCACCCGATCTGGCTGCATTCAAGATTCATATGGCGCGCGAAACACAAACGCCGGTCGGGGCCGTCAATCATCGCGGACGGGATGTCCTGCCGGAGATACGAGACGTAGATGACATGTATGCGAAGACGTTCGACGAAAAGCACCGCCAGGGTTTAACCGAGGAGCATACACTCGAACTGGATTTGAATAACGCGGCGGTGAAGCAAGCGAAAACGCCACGCATCAAGCTGTTCCTGACAGGCTGGCTCTATCCGACGGACACGGGGATTAACCTGGCGCTCGATGAGAATCCTGCGCTGCCCTCACCACGACCTCCTTCACTGGCAGTGCCTGATAACAGCGGTGGCTGGAAAACGATCCAGCCGTTTATGGGTTTTCCGGGAGGCAAGACAAAAACGATTGTTGTGGACCTGGCAGACCAGTTTCTGATGGATGACTATCGCGTGCGGATTGAAACTAACATGGAATTCTACTGGGATCAGATCTTTTTCACGGTCGACGAGAGTCCGGCTGAGTTCATGACACACGTCTGTCCCCTCGAAACTGCGGACTTACAGCACCGTGGTTTTTCAACGCCGATCATCCACCCGGGGAATGGACCGGAGCGGTACGATTATCAGAAGCTCACTGAGCAGATTCAGTGGCCGCCGATGCAGGGGGGCTTTACCCGTTATGGGGATGTGAAACCGCTTGTAGAAAAAGCTGACAATCGGCTGGTGATTCTCGGTGCCGGGGATGAGATGCGGCTGCGATTTCGCGTTCCCGCTGGTCCCCCGCGTCCGGGCTGGAAACGGGATTTCATTCTGCATAATGTGGGTTGGGACAAGGATGCGAACCTGCATACGATTCTGGGCCAAGCAGTGGAACCGCTGCCGTTCCGGCAGATGCGCAGCTATCCATATCCGATCGAGGAATATCCGGAGGGATCTGTACTCAAGTCTGATCGGGAGCAGTACCATACCCGTCGGCAGGACAGTGCCGCTTTCTGGAAACACTTGTCCCGTCCCTGA
- a CDS encoding FG-GAP-like repeat-containing protein: MPTRSCCFLFLALLIACGKQESSSPPEDTFTTETRHTEFETEIQNFCGHCHACPDPGVLTKAAWRMQIPREYAHYEQSPDQSLRVPPMPEVIRYFESQAPEQHELPSQIENIPSSPVDFQRQPFPRLDGDPLPGVSNLNWVAGKTPHELLLTDLGSGRVGRIRFSDSQPKFEPLARLHHPAHIERIDLNGDQHDDYLIADLGSFGPEDHDRGSVEALLFDPQSDSYRQQTLQAGLGRVADAKAADFDADGDLDLIVAEFGWHKTGRLLYLENISPATDDLKYRLQVLDPRHGASHVLITDWNQDGLPDFVALFSQEHETIVAFLNQGHGEFRTETIFQAPDPAYGSSCIDLVDLDQDGDLDLLYTNGDTMDSFELRPSHSVQWLENQGRFPFKPHHLAPLTGAYCVTHGDFDQDGDIDLAACTMTWNYDERRNTVVWYEQTKPGQFVSHPLDYSRGQHPVITAGDFDGDGKPDLAVGNFEAREADKVDQGEWFSIWWNKGSRSAQSE; the protein is encoded by the coding sequence ATGCCGACCCGCAGCTGTTGTTTTCTGTTTCTCGCACTGCTCATAGCGTGCGGGAAACAGGAATCGTCCTCGCCTCCCGAGGACACCTTCACGACAGAGACACGGCACACGGAATTTGAAACGGAAATCCAAAATTTCTGTGGCCACTGTCATGCCTGTCCCGATCCGGGTGTGCTGACCAAAGCTGCCTGGCGGATGCAGATTCCCCGTGAATACGCGCACTACGAACAGTCCCCCGATCAGAGCTTGCGCGTCCCCCCCATGCCCGAAGTCATCCGTTACTTTGAGTCGCAGGCTCCCGAACAACATGAGCTGCCTTCACAAATTGAGAACATCCCTTCCAGCCCGGTTGATTTTCAGCGGCAGCCCTTTCCCCGTCTCGATGGCGATCCCCTGCCCGGCGTTTCGAACCTCAACTGGGTCGCTGGCAAGACACCTCACGAACTGCTGCTCACCGATCTGGGTTCCGGACGTGTCGGCCGCATTCGCTTTTCAGACAGTCAACCCAAATTCGAACCGCTGGCCAGACTGCATCATCCGGCTCACATTGAACGCATCGATCTCAACGGAGACCAGCACGACGATTACCTCATCGCCGACCTGGGCAGTTTCGGGCCGGAAGACCACGACCGGGGCTCCGTCGAAGCCCTGCTCTTCGATCCGCAATCAGACAGTTATCGACAACAGACACTCCAGGCAGGACTGGGACGGGTTGCCGACGCCAAAGCAGCCGACTTCGATGCCGACGGAGATCTTGATCTGATTGTCGCCGAGTTCGGCTGGCACAAAACCGGGCGTCTGCTCTACCTGGAAAATATCTCACCAGCAACAGACGATCTGAAATATCGGTTACAGGTACTCGATCCCCGCCACGGCGCCAGCCATGTGCTGATCACCGACTGGAACCAGGACGGCCTGCCCGACTTTGTCGCCCTCTTCTCGCAGGAACATGAAACCATCGTCGCATTTCTCAACCAGGGACATGGCGAGTTTCGTACCGAGACCATCTTCCAGGCCCCGGACCCCGCCTACGGCTCATCGTGCATCGACCTGGTGGACCTCGATCAGGATGGAGATCTGGATCTGCTCTATACCAATGGCGACACGATGGACAGCTTCGAACTGCGTCCCAGTCACTCCGTGCAATGGCTGGAAAACCAGGGACGCTTCCCGTTCAAGCCACATCATCTCGCCCCACTCACAGGCGCGTATTGCGTCACCCATGGCGACTTTGACCAGGACGGCGACATCGATCTGGCCGCCTGTACCATGACCTGGAACTACGACGAGCGTCGCAACACAGTCGTCTGGTACGAACAGACGAAACCGGGTCAGTTTGTGTCTCACCCGCTCGACTATTCCCGGGGACAGCACCCTGTGATTACCGCAGGCGATTTTGACGGCGATGGCAAGCCCGACCTGGCCGTGGGTAACTTCGAAGCCCGCGAAGCAGACAAGGTTGATCAGGGCGAATGGTTTTCCATCTGGTGGAACAAAGGATCCAGGTCAGCTCAATCAGAGTGA
- a CDS encoding Vgb family protein, with amino-acid sequence MQIFVQTFSLLLLLLVSTHAGLAAEMSYPLSVVAAEKGPVYVADRKLPGIWSVQDGKVSEFYKGSKVFRTPLNAVRCVTLDDQGRVLAGDSSTREVYRFAKAGAKPEALTKGGIGIPMDVVVTKAGDLLVSDLELHRIWKVPAAGGKPTLFAEVSAPRGLALDQEENLWVVSGTADQLLKVTPDGKVSVVVKGRPFNFPHDVVVLNDGSAVVSDGYEKALWKVTPDGKTEKWVSGEPFKNPVGIAVQGKNILVADPHAKTVFSVDPEKQVTDLVKKQD; translated from the coding sequence ATGCAGATTTTCGTTCAGACGTTTTCCTTACTACTGCTGTTGCTGGTATCAACTCACGCTGGTCTCGCAGCAGAGATGTCATATCCACTCTCCGTTGTCGCAGCTGAGAAAGGTCCCGTTTATGTCGCGGATCGCAAGCTGCCTGGAATCTGGAGTGTCCAGGATGGGAAAGTCAGCGAGTTTTACAAAGGCTCCAAGGTGTTCCGGACGCCGCTGAATGCGGTGCGGTGCGTGACCCTGGATGACCAGGGACGTGTGCTGGCCGGCGATTCCTCGACGCGCGAAGTCTACCGGTTTGCTAAAGCCGGCGCAAAACCCGAAGCCCTGACCAAAGGGGGGATTGGTATCCCGATGGATGTGGTGGTGACCAAAGCCGGCGACCTGCTGGTCTCCGACCTGGAACTGCATCGAATCTGGAAGGTGCCCGCAGCAGGTGGTAAGCCGACGCTGTTTGCGGAAGTGAGTGCACCGCGAGGCCTGGCTCTGGATCAGGAAGAGAACCTGTGGGTTGTTTCAGGAACAGCAGACCAGTTGCTGAAAGTGACTCCGGATGGGAAAGTCAGCGTCGTCGTGAAAGGGCGCCCGTTCAATTTTCCTCACGATGTCGTCGTTCTGAATGATGGCAGTGCCGTTGTCAGCGATGGTTATGAAAAGGCACTCTGGAAAGTGACGCCCGATGGCAAGACTGAAAAATGGGTCTCCGGTGAACCATTCAAAAATCCAGTCGGGATTGCGGTGCAGGGGAAGAATATTCTGGTCGCTGACCCGCATGCCAAAACCGTATTCTCTGTGGATCCTGAGAAGCAGGTAACAGATCTGGTGAAGAAACAGGACTAA
- a CDS encoding SGNH/GDSL hydrolase family protein, with protein MRVNQRTIWLRVFSLVCLLASTTILQAADQPLTDFTTDEKDKTHWFDIQNLDVEGKGWTDTESFYDRLPQKAKGVVRPPVWSLSKHSAGMAVRFVTDATTIKARWTLTSASLAMNHMAATGVSGLDLYVKTESGKWRWLGVGRPAQQTTTATLVTGIIPGKREYMLYLPLYNGVKSVEIGIPESSQLWKAPAREAGKDKPLVFWGTSITQGGCASRTGMVHTAILGRRLDRPVINLGFSGNGRMEPEVAKLVAELDASVFIMDCLPNITADTVKKETVPLVKTLRAAHPETPILLVEDRTYTNAYLKPSSQERHRTSRAALKAGYEQLKKEGVKNLYYLEGDNLLGDDFEGTVDSSHPTDLGFFRQADAFEEALRPILEQQEQAQ; from the coding sequence ATGAGAGTGAATCAACGAACCATCTGGCTGCGCGTCTTTTCCCTGGTCTGTCTGCTGGCATCGACAACGATCCTGCAGGCCGCCGATCAGCCGTTAACTGATTTCACCACGGACGAAAAAGACAAAACCCACTGGTTTGATATCCAGAATCTGGATGTGGAAGGCAAAGGCTGGACCGACACGGAAAGCTTTTACGATCGCCTGCCCCAAAAAGCCAAAGGCGTCGTCCGTCCTCCAGTCTGGTCACTCTCCAAACACTCCGCCGGCATGGCCGTTCGCTTCGTCACTGATGCAACCACGATCAAAGCCAGATGGACTCTCACTTCCGCCTCTCTGGCCATGAACCACATGGCAGCCACCGGCGTCAGCGGACTGGACCTCTATGTGAAAACCGAATCGGGTAAGTGGCGCTGGCTCGGCGTTGGTCGTCCTGCCCAGCAGACAACGACCGCCACACTGGTTACAGGCATCATCCCCGGCAAACGGGAATACATGCTCTACCTGCCCCTGTATAACGGCGTCAAATCGGTGGAGATTGGCATTCCCGAATCCAGTCAGCTCTGGAAAGCCCCCGCCCGCGAGGCTGGTAAAGATAAACCGCTGGTCTTCTGGGGAACGTCCATTACCCAGGGAGGCTGTGCCTCACGCACCGGAATGGTGCATACCGCGATTCTCGGTCGCCGTCTCGATCGGCCGGTGATCAATCTCGGCTTCTCCGGGAACGGTCGCATGGAACCGGAAGTCGCTAAACTCGTAGCAGAGCTCGATGCCAGCGTCTTCATCATGGACTGCCTCCCCAATATCACCGCTGACACCGTCAAAAAAGAGACGGTCCCTCTCGTCAAAACGCTGCGGGCCGCGCATCCTGAAACGCCAATCCTGCTGGTCGAAGACCGGACCTACACCAACGCTTATCTCAAACCGAGCAGTCAGGAACGGCACCGCACCAGTCGAGCAGCACTCAAAGCGGGCTACGAACAGCTCAAAAAAGAAGGCGTCAAAAACCTCTATTATCTGGAAGGGGACAATCTGCTCGGCGATGATTTTGAAGGTACCGTCGACAGCTCTCACCCCACCGACCTGGGCTTCTTCCGTCAGGCCGACGCTTTTGAAGAAGCACTGCGACCGATTCTGGAACAGCAGGAGCAGGCACAGTAA
- a CDS encoding DUF1559 domain-containing protein, translated as MRPRRGFTLIELLVVIAIIAILIALLLPAVQQAREAARRTQCKNHLKQLGLAIHNYVSSYRYLPPGASVDLAVTSTGNNGSWGVHGRILPMLEQGNLYDNVDLSVAWDYQTAIDGLKIPVYACPSDPNSDKVRDPGSGRAKLYPTNYGFNYGTWFVFDPTNGSSGNGAFYPNASLTMANFTDGTSNTLLAAEVKGWQPYTRNGGPSTTTIPGTASEAATIVASGADFKTNTGHTEWPDGRVHHTGFTVTMNPNTYVPYTSGGTEYDADFNSWQEGKNGSAGSPTYAIITSRSFHTGVVNAVLVDGSVRTISENISLEIWRALGTRMNGEVIGEF; from the coding sequence ATGCGTCCCCGCCGTGGATTTACCCTGATCGAACTTCTAGTGGTGATCGCCATCATCGCGATCCTGATCGCCCTTCTCTTACCCGCCGTTCAACAGGCCCGGGAAGCCGCACGTCGCACCCAATGCAAGAATCACCTGAAACAGCTGGGACTCGCGATCCACAATTATGTCAGCAGCTATCGCTATCTCCCTCCCGGTGCCAGCGTCGATCTGGCAGTCACTTCCACAGGCAACAACGGTTCCTGGGGCGTGCACGGTCGCATCCTCCCCATGCTCGAACAGGGCAACCTCTACGACAACGTCGACCTCTCCGTCGCCTGGGACTACCAGACCGCCATTGACGGACTGAAAATCCCCGTCTACGCCTGCCCCAGTGATCCCAACAGTGACAAAGTCCGCGATCCGGGTAGCGGCAGAGCCAAACTCTATCCCACCAATTACGGATTCAACTACGGAACCTGGTTCGTGTTTGATCCCACCAATGGCAGCAGTGGCAACGGCGCCTTTTATCCGAACGCCAGCCTGACCATGGCTAACTTCACCGACGGCACCAGTAATACGCTGCTCGCAGCCGAAGTCAAAGGCTGGCAGCCCTACACCCGTAACGGCGGTCCATCGACGACAACCATTCCCGGCACAGCTTCCGAAGCGGCTACGATCGTGGCTTCAGGAGCCGACTTTAAAACCAATACCGGGCACACCGAGTGGCCCGATGGTCGAGTACATCACACCGGATTTACCGTGACCATGAACCCTAACACCTACGTCCCCTACACCAGCGGTGGCACCGAGTACGATGCCGATTTTAACTCCTGGCAGGAAGGGAAGAACGGATCCGCCGGTTCCCCCACCTACGCGATCATCACCTCCCGCAGTTTTCATACGGGGGTTGTGAACGCAGTGCTCGTCGATGGTTCCGTCCGCACGATCAGTGAAAACATCTCGCTGGAAATCTGGAGGGCACTGGGTACCCGGATGAATGGCGAAGTCATCGGCGAATTCTAG
- a CDS encoding sensor histidine kinase: MRWPLRYQILIPMVGIMVCAIVGVTLLHAWLATHQIKVQVRDQFRQIAHTLNDATFPLTVAVLNQTKGLSGADFVLVGAEDKVLSSTRPDFTPAPIQGTPPSWDELQISDVIEAGDAPFFHSVVKLQPRIPGEGVRYLHIYYPVRQYREAIANAVYPSLIAGSLALIVVAILATVIAARVTRPLQRLDRKVVQIARGDFQPMILPERDDEIRDLSTSINQMAELLGDYEDEVKRSERLKTLGQLRGAIAHQLRNAVTGCRIALDLYLRKSPEYQEDETLQVANRQLCMIEQYLQSFLENKGGHFSSFEPVCLNELVARVVSLVEPTARHVGIALKDETGSEPLVVEGDAESLEQLISNLALNAIEAAVAVQEEQGISGEVCVRLFPTGEESVTLEVSDTGPGPESSIVNKMFEPLVTAKRDGTGLGLFVAREIVQNHGGEIRWERREERTCFMVELPLVQTEKACVETIDR, translated from the coding sequence ATGCGCTGGCCGTTACGGTACCAGATTTTGATTCCGATGGTCGGCATCATGGTATGCGCGATTGTGGGTGTGACTTTATTGCATGCCTGGCTGGCGACGCATCAGATCAAGGTGCAGGTGCGGGATCAGTTTCGGCAGATTGCCCATACGTTGAACGATGCCACGTTTCCGTTGACCGTGGCGGTGTTAAACCAGACGAAAGGGTTGTCGGGAGCTGACTTTGTTCTTGTGGGGGCGGAAGACAAGGTGCTGTCGTCCACGCGTCCTGACTTTACTCCCGCTCCTATTCAGGGGACGCCTCCCAGCTGGGATGAGTTACAGATTTCGGATGTGATTGAAGCCGGGGATGCTCCCTTTTTTCATTCCGTGGTGAAACTGCAACCCCGGATACCAGGGGAGGGCGTACGTTACCTGCATATTTACTATCCGGTTCGGCAGTATCGTGAGGCGATTGCCAATGCCGTTTATCCGTCATTGATCGCTGGAAGTCTTGCGCTGATTGTGGTTGCGATTCTGGCGACGGTGATTGCTGCCCGGGTGACACGGCCCTTACAGCGCCTGGACCGCAAGGTGGTACAGATTGCCCGGGGAGATTTCCAGCCGATGATCCTGCCGGAACGCGATGATGAAATTCGTGACCTGAGTACCTCGATCAACCAGATGGCGGAACTACTGGGAGATTACGAAGATGAAGTCAAACGGAGTGAGCGGCTGAAAACGCTGGGGCAGTTACGGGGGGCGATTGCTCACCAGCTGCGGAATGCGGTGACCGGGTGCCGGATTGCGCTGGATCTGTATCTCCGTAAATCGCCCGAATACCAGGAAGACGAAACGCTGCAGGTTGCGAACCGTCAGCTGTGTATGATCGAGCAATACCTGCAGAGCTTTCTGGAGAACAAGGGGGGGCACTTCTCCAGTTTTGAACCGGTCTGCCTGAATGAGCTGGTGGCGCGGGTCGTCAGTCTGGTGGAACCGACGGCGCGGCATGTGGGTATCGCTTTGAAGGACGAAACCGGTTCTGAGCCGCTCGTGGTGGAAGGGGACGCGGAATCGCTGGAGCAGCTGATTTCCAATCTGGCGCTCAATGCGATCGAAGCTGCGGTTGCTGTGCAGGAAGAGCAGGGCATCTCGGGAGAGGTTTGCGTCAGGTTATTCCCAACGGGGGAAGAGTCTGTTACTTTGGAAGTGTCTGATACGGGCCCCGGACCGGAGTCGTCGATCGTGAATAAAATGTTTGAACCGCTGGTGACCGCCAAACGTGACGGGACCGGCCTGGGTTTATTTGTGGCTAGAGAGATCGTGCAGAATCACGGCGGCGAGATCCGCTGGGAACGGCGTGAGGAGCGTACCTGTTTCATGGTCGAGTTGCCTCTGGTGCAGACGGAGAAAGCGTGTGTCGAAACTATTGATCGTTGA